From the genome of Bombyx mori chromosome 16, ASM3026992v2, one region includes:
- the LOC101741257 gene encoding zinc finger HIT domain-containing protein 2 has translation MDETDTTKITENTFAKICGLCEEQKSKYCCPKCGILYCSLGCYKSDKHLECSENFYRDWVNEELSSQNVDEESKRKMIEILKKMQNESNDNVDDLENDDHIDSDDYDEEDLHDRIKNLDINDADAIWSALTEDEKNEFEALISQGDVGSILPQWEPWWTKRTKSKLVTEVCDDELDKNVDTCPQLKNVQKLTSLTKIAPSTTVKFNIINILSSYAFIMRYFNGEIDPVEAIVHLLSICGNLESNANYDDPAIALEAVAQKCLQNELVQTDKRSTEVMKHDTYLILQGPNDDKKSFYCKAALSHLFEIFTDAKSALKHTKIAETKKKTEFSKKFPEQKIYHLPKLDVGKVKMSMKKIEYYLSFLESYSMEL, from the exons ATGGACGAAACAGATACAACGAAGATCACAGAAAATACTTTTGCTAAAATTTGTGGACT ATGTGAAGAACAGAAAAGCAAGTATTGTTGCCCAAAATGTGGTATATTATATTGTTCGCTCGGTTGTTATAAATCAGACAAACATTTAGAGTGTTCAGAAAATTTCTATCGTGACTGGGTTAATGAAGAACTCTCCTCGCAAAATGTGGATGAGGAATCTAAACGTAAAATGAttgaaatactaaaaaaaatgcaaaatgaaTCTAATGATAATGTTGATGACTTAGAAAATGATGATCATATAGACTCTGATGATTACGATGAAGAAGATTTACATGACAGGATAAAGAATTTAGACATCAATGATGCAGATGCCATTTGGAGTGCCCTAACTGAAGATGAAAAGAATGAATTTGAAGCTTTGATTAGTCAAGGAGATGTTGGTTCTATATTACCTCAATGGGAACCCTGGTGgacaaaaagaacaaaaagcAAGTTAGTAACAGAAGTATGTGATGATGAACTTGATAAGAACGTCGACACTTGTCCACAACTGAAAAATGTTCAAAAACTCACCTCTTTAACG AAAATTGCACCATCGACTACCGTGAAATTCAACATAATCAACATTCTAAGTTCATATGCTTTTATAATGAGATATTTCAATGGAGAGATTGATCCAGTGGAAGCTATTGTCCATTTACTAAGTATATGTGGGAATTTAGAATCAAATGCTAATTATGATGATCCTGCCATAGCTTTGGAAGCTGTCGCACAGAAATGTTTACAG AATGAACTTGTACAAACAGACAAACGTAGTACTGAAGTAATGAAACACGACACATATCTCATACTTCAGGGGCCGAATGATGACAAAAAGTCATTTTACTGTAAAGCTGCACTGTCCCATCTGTTCGAAATATTTACTGATGCAAAGTCTGCATTGAAGCACACAAAAATTGCTGAAACAAAGAAAAAGACAGAATTTTCTAAGAAGTTTCCAGAACAAAAAATTTACCATTTACCAAAATTAGATGTGGGTAAAGTGAAGATGTCTATGAAGAAGATAGAATATTATCTATCTTTCTTGGAGAGTTATAGCATGGAACTTTAA